One genomic region from Deinococcus roseus encodes:
- a CDS encoding roadblock/LC7 domain-containing protein — MSKQEQLQHIIDHLRSAIPELQGVMVASTDGLPIAYSMAGTDPTRVAAMAATALGLGKRISETLSAGTLSETSVTGSSAQILIYAAGTKGVLAVVAPSWSSVGLIHLEARDATRKIAESL, encoded by the coding sequence ATGAGCAAACAGGAACAACTGCAACACATCATCGATCACCTTCGCAGTGCCATTCCCGAGCTTCAAGGGGTGATGGTGGCCTCCACAGACGGTCTGCCCATCGCATACTCGATGGCTGGAACCGACCCCACAAGGGTGGCAGCGATGGCGGCAACGGCTCTAGGTCTGGGGAAGCGCATCAGCGAGACGCTGAGCGCAGGAACCCTTAGCGAAACCAGCGTCACTGGCTCCAGCGCACAGATCCTGATCTATGCCGCAGGAACCAAGGGCGTGCTGGCAGTGGTTGCACCCAGCTGGTCCAGTGTGGGCCTGATTCACCTGGAAGCCCGCGATGCAACCCGCAAAATTGCAGAGTCCCTGTAA
- a CDS encoding Rrf2 family transcriptional regulator yields MRLSTTDIYSFQALGYLGMQDLDRWVSSDEISEHTGIARPYLVRILALLSSKSIIKSKKGIGGGYALARKPHLLSLCEVVRAVDGPVAPLSCISLNWHEDCPEEPRCFARNKIWRRIRDAVLEVLGEMTVADLVQDFKQGNNYSYCLDHLLRPNV; encoded by the coding sequence ATGCGTCTTTCCACCACCGACATCTACTCATTTCAGGCTCTCGGGTATCTGGGCATGCAGGACCTGGACCGCTGGGTGAGCAGCGATGAGATCAGCGAACACACCGGCATCGCCCGTCCCTATCTGGTGCGCATTCTGGCTTTGCTCTCCAGCAAGAGCATCATCAAATCCAAGAAAGGCATCGGAGGAGGATATGCCCTGGCCCGCAAACCCCACCTGCTGAGCCTGTGCGAGGTGGTGCGTGCGGTGGATGGTCCAGTGGCTCCCCTTTCCTGCATCAGCCTGAACTGGCACGAGGATTGCCCCGAAGAACCCAGGTGTTTTGCCCGCAACAAGATCTGGCGCAGGATCCGTGATGCTGTGCTGGAAGTGCTGGGGGAAATGACCGTGGCGGATCTGGTGCAGGACTTCAAGCAGGGGAACAACTATTCTTACTGCCTGGACCACCTGCTCAGGCCCAACGTCTAA
- a CDS encoding DUF4395 domain-containing protein, with protein sequence MDHRPSLEHFQQSNMIALTLIALVIQVPVLLFCLAFSILLGAVQPAHSPFRWLYSKLTGIQIPAPEHFDASQFAQLLGGAFLLASSLALFSQNVVLAASLSGIVIVLALVNLTTGFCLGCQIYLHLKLNQYRQSKQH encoded by the coding sequence ATGGACCACAGACCCAGTTTGGAACACTTTCAGCAGAGCAACATGATCGCCCTGACCCTGATTGCACTTGTGATTCAGGTTCCGGTGCTGCTGTTCTGTCTGGCTTTCAGCATCCTGCTGGGCGCAGTCCAGCCTGCCCACTCCCCTTTCCGCTGGCTGTACAGCAAACTCACTGGCATCCAGATTCCTGCCCCCGAGCACTTCGATGCCAGCCAGTTTGCACAACTGCTGGGAGGCGCTTTCCTGTTGGCTTCCAGCCTGGCCCTCTTCAGCCAGAATGTTGTGCTGGCTGCCTCACTTTCTGGCATTGTGATCGTGCTGGCCCTGGTCAACCTGACCACCGGGTTCTGCCTGGGGTGCCAGATTTACCTTCACCTCAAACTGAACCAGTACCGCCAGAGCAAACAACACTGA
- a CDS encoding ABC transporter substrate-binding protein: MKKLLLTTLLIIGTAAAQKADTVRIGIFPNVTHAAGLVAINQKLFQKELGSGVKLEVRQFANGSQINEAFAAGALDFAYVGPGPAMNGFMNGLPVQVISGAAKAGAVLVSRGDIKISGVKGLKGKKVAVPTRGSTQDISLRYILREAGLRATDQGGDVTIVPINPADMPAAFAAKQVDAALVQEPWGAVLEQQGAKLVLSERQIWKGGNYTTTVLVGNTRFIKDNPKVTEAILKGHLAGINFIKKSNVLAQKALSNEIYNFTKQRPDQTVLFKALARTRVGWDIPLDTLEEYAQLNKEAGFSRNLPDFDQFLNLDLLQKLVK; this comes from the coding sequence ATGAAAAAACTCTTGCTCACCACCTTGCTGATCATCGGGACTGCTGCTGCCCAGAAAGCCGACACTGTTCGCATTGGCATCTTCCCCAACGTCACCCACGCTGCCGGACTGGTCGCCATCAACCAGAAACTGTTCCAGAAAGAACTGGGAAGTGGGGTCAAACTGGAAGTCAGACAGTTTGCCAACGGCTCCCAGATCAATGAGGCTTTTGCTGCTGGTGCCCTGGATTTCGCCTATGTCGGTCCTGGCCCTGCCATGAACGGTTTCATGAACGGCCTGCCTGTTCAGGTGATCAGCGGTGCTGCCAAAGCCGGAGCCGTGCTGGTGTCCAGAGGAGACATCAAGATCTCTGGTGTCAAAGGGCTGAAAGGCAAGAAAGTGGCCGTGCCCACCCGTGGGTCTACGCAGGACATCAGCCTGCGTTATATCCTGAGAGAAGCAGGCTTGAGGGCCACCGATCAGGGAGGCGATGTCACCATCGTCCCCATCAACCCCGCCGACATGCCCGCAGCATTCGCCGCCAAACAGGTGGACGCCGCCCTGGTGCAGGAGCCCTGGGGTGCGGTGCTGGAACAGCAAGGTGCCAAACTGGTCCTGAGCGAACGCCAGATCTGGAAAGGTGGCAACTACACCACCACCGTGCTGGTCGGCAACACCAGATTCATCAAGGACAACCCCAAAGTCACCGAGGCCATCCTGAAAGGCCACCTGGCGGGCATCAATTTCATTAAGAAGTCGAACGTGCTGGCTCAGAAGGCTCTCTCCAACGAGATCTATAATTTCACCAAGCAACGCCCCGACCAGACCGTCCTGTTCAAAGCCCTGGCCCGCACCCGGGTGGGCTGGGACATCCCTCTGGACACCCTGGAAGAATACGCCCAGCTCAACAAAGAGGCAGGCTTCTCCCGCAACCTTCCCGATTTTGATCAATTCCTGAACCTCGATCTGCTCCAGAAACTCGTCAAGTGA
- a CDS encoding ABC transporter substrate-binding protein: MKKLLFTTLLLIGAAHAQKATTVRLGYFPNLTHAAALVGLEKGYFQKELGNVKLTSKEFVAGTALNEAFAAGEIDIGYIGPGPAINGAVRGLPVQIIAGASNAGAVLVARKGSGIKTYKDLEGKKVAVPSLGNTQDISLRHILKEQGLTGKVTIQPLAPADVPTAFAAKQIDAALVPEPWASLLETKGGTLIGNEKTVWRDGDYPTTVVIVNTKFAQENPELVKAFLRGHIKAVNFIKSNGPAAQTSIARKLLELTKEKVDPRVLQRALKRTQITTTYSVEALKEYADLNKEAGFIRTLPDWNTLINNSYLNEVK, encoded by the coding sequence ATGAAAAAACTGCTTTTTACAACCCTGCTGCTGATTGGAGCGGCCCATGCACAGAAAGCCACCACTGTCCGACTGGGATACTTTCCCAACCTGACCCACGCTGCTGCCCTGGTGGGCCTGGAAAAAGGTTATTTCCAGAAAGAACTTGGAAACGTCAAACTGACCTCCAAAGAGTTCGTGGCAGGAACCGCCCTCAACGAAGCTTTTGCCGCCGGTGAAATTGACATCGGTTACATTGGCCCCGGTCCAGCCATCAACGGAGCTGTGCGCGGTTTGCCTGTGCAGATCATTGCTGGAGCATCCAATGCAGGAGCCGTGCTGGTGGCCCGCAAAGGTTCAGGCATCAAGACTTACAAAGATCTGGAAGGCAAGAAAGTGGCTGTCCCCTCCCTGGGCAACACCCAGGACATCAGCCTCAGGCACATCCTCAAAGAGCAGGGCCTCACCGGAAAAGTCACCATCCAGCCGCTGGCACCCGCAGATGTACCCACAGCATTCGCAGCCAAGCAAATTGATGCTGCGCTGGTCCCCGAACCCTGGGCCTCTTTGCTGGAAACCAAAGGGGGCACCCTGATCGGCAACGAAAAAACCGTGTGGCGTGACGGCGATTACCCCACCACCGTGGTCATTGTGAACACCAAGTTCGCCCAGGAGAACCCTGAACTGGTCAAAGCCTTTCTGAGGGGCCACATCAAGGCCGTGAACTTCATCAAGAGCAACGGTCCGGCTGCCCAGACCTCCATTGCCAGAAAGCTGCTGGAACTGACCAAGGAAAAAGTGGATCCACGGGTGTTGCAGCGTGCCCTGAAACGCACCCAGATCACCACCACTTACAGTGTAGAGGCCCTCAAGGAATATGCAGACCTGAACAAAGAGGCGGGTTTTATTCGCACCCTGCCCGACTGGAACACCCTGATCAACAACAGTTACCTGAACGAGGTGAAATAA
- a CDS encoding ABC transporter permease, which produces MQRTAVARRKKATPIWVWQIVGVLFLLGSWYLFTSVLKLQPSYVMPTPEMVWEEYRYGFIKSDNPNDGQLIYAIGNSLRRVFTGYGIGIIIGVIIGVILSTNQILRAVVGGWLIALQSIPSIAYIPLAIIWFGLNEKAVLFVVVLEATLPVALALSGALLNVQPAVVTAGRNLGAVGLKVYTHVLLPASLPNIFTGIRVAWSFAWRALVGGELLSHAAGLGQLLETGRNVSNTALVLATMIIIGVVGVLFEQLIQRLENRVRSNYGLEVRK; this is translated from the coding sequence GTGCAGAGGACTGCAGTTGCCAGAAGAAAAAAAGCCACACCCATCTGGGTGTGGCAGATCGTTGGCGTTCTGTTTCTGCTGGGCTCATGGTATCTGTTCACCAGTGTCCTGAAACTGCAGCCCTCTTATGTGATGCCCACCCCAGAAATGGTCTGGGAAGAATACCGTTATGGCTTCATCAAATCAGACAACCCCAACGATGGGCAGCTGATTTATGCCATTGGCAACAGCCTGAGAAGGGTCTTTACAGGCTATGGTATTGGGATCATCATTGGGGTCATCATTGGGGTCATCCTCAGCACCAACCAGATCTTGCGGGCTGTGGTGGGGGGATGGCTGATTGCCCTGCAAAGCATTCCATCGATTGCCTACATTCCCCTTGCCATCATCTGGTTTGGCCTCAATGAAAAAGCCGTGCTGTTTGTGGTGGTTCTGGAAGCCACCCTGCCAGTGGCCCTGGCCCTGAGCGGAGCCCTCCTGAATGTTCAGCCCGCTGTGGTGACGGCAGGACGCAATCTGGGTGCTGTGGGATTGAAAGTGTACACCCATGTTCTGCTTCCTGCCAGCCTGCCCAACATCTTCACAGGCATCCGGGTGGCATGGAGCTTTGCATGGCGGGCCCTGGTGGGAGGAGAACTGCTCAGCCACGCTGCTGGTCTGGGACAGTTGCTGGAAACAGGACGCAATGTCAGCAACACCGCCCTGGTGCTGGCCACCATGATCATCATTGGGGTCGTGGGGGTGCTCTTTGAACAGCTGATCCAGAGGCTGGAAAACCGTGTACGCAGCAACTATGGGCTGGAGGTGCGCAAATGA
- a CDS encoding ABC transporter ATP-binding protein gives MIVRLQDVEYAYTTESAVGPISLTINKGDFISIVGPSGSGKSTLMNLLSKNYRPTAGILEFAPGTRIIMVQQDPGLFPWRTALHNVTFGLEMQGASKFDREERARAAMDLVGLKGFENRRIHELSGGQKQRVALARALIMKPDLLLLDEPFSALDPHTRNSLGEELRTIWQETGQTILLVTHDHIEAELLAQKVVVLEDGKIKTVVDLEVESPRSARKK, from the coding sequence ATGATCGTTCGCCTGCAAGATGTGGAGTATGCCTACACCACAGAAAGCGCCGTGGGGCCTATTTCCCTGACCATCAACAAGGGAGACTTCATCAGCATTGTGGGACCTTCAGGAAGCGGGAAAAGCACCCTGATGAACCTGCTTTCCAAAAACTACAGACCCACTGCTGGCATTCTGGAATTTGCCCCTGGCACCCGCATCATCATGGTGCAGCAGGATCCTGGCCTTTTCCCCTGGCGCACCGCCCTGCACAACGTCACCTTTGGACTGGAAATGCAGGGGGCCAGCAAGTTTGACCGTGAAGAACGGGCCAGGGCAGCAATGGATCTGGTGGGCCTCAAAGGCTTCGAGAACCGCCGCATCCATGAACTTTCTGGAGGCCAGAAGCAGCGGGTGGCCCTGGCACGGGCACTGATCATGAAACCAGACTTGCTTTTGCTGGACGAACCTTTCTCTGCCCTGGACCCCCACACCCGCAATTCTCTGGGTGAGGAACTGAGAACCATCTGGCAGGAAACCGGACAGACCATCTTGCTGGTCACCCACGACCACATCGAGGCCGAACTGCTGGCCCAGAAAGTGGTGGTGCTGGAAGACGGCAAGATCAAAACCGTGGTGGATCTGGAAGTGGAATCTCCACGCTCTGCCCGCAAAAAATAA
- a CDS encoding caspase family protein, which yields MRKLLFCITLSLASWAFAGTQQCDDAFAKSDFVTAYKECLPLAREGDSYAQSIIGYLYDYGQGGLPQDYAQAASWYQLAVQKGEILALNNLGELYQYGLGVQQSDQRAFELYLRSSSLGNRKGQYLAGYFYEQGRATAQNFSKAMELYRKSADQGYSQAQNALGYMYEMGRGVKADVQQALSWYRKAADQGYSLGQYNTGYLYRYLLTPTNDQEAFKWFQKAAQQGHAESQNELGFMYQYGYGTRQNYPEAMRWYQQAIEQGSSAASNNLGVMYRDGTGVDQNPQEAFRLFQKSADLGNTYGAYNLAYLYYSGTGVNQDYPKAFQYFSQSAAKNYADAQNYLGIMYQYGYGVKVDAAQAASWYQKAADQKNMYGAYNLASLYVNGNGVPRNDSKAAQLYQQASNAGYRAADTELGILYLNGQGVPKDEQKAVQYFQRAAEAGDAQAQNNLGYMYDGGRGGLPQDYSKAVYWYQKAADQNYLLGISNLGVMYENGTGVAEDPKKAFELYMKAAQQNYSWAQNRVGIMYYKGKGVTKDVAKAEEWLRKAIAQGSTDAQSTLELLLGDLNAPPVDTTANNPTNNTSNNTTNTTDTTATNPVNTNQIQIEILDPKPGAVITDNWIFLKVRTSKPMGNLEFRITVNGKPIGTNSRAIGVAASSEYELAIPLDADSKALNIEVSAFDGKTLMGQGKLAVSHGKAGKNQVTPQGNLYVLAVGIDEYKYVSKDRFLKYSVKDASDIVHELKKQQGVVYNNVYDFMLLNSQATWENIQAAMIRVQKLAKPEDTVIAFFSGHGEQMDGRYYVITYDTDPQYLRRTGLMQDELTEFYAGLQSNTIVILDTCRAGGINGVRAISNPKVDGLVRALETTSNAAPTPPNVKKVIFAATGGESYAYEDPSWGNGAFTKAFLEALRGEKSVQNNQGMISILRLGAYLGDRVQELTGGKQVPNIQLSSSDWVIADPE from the coding sequence ATGCGTAAATTGTTGTTCTGCATCACCCTGAGCCTTGCAAGCTGGGCTTTTGCTGGCACCCAGCAGTGCGATGACGCTTTTGCTAAGTCCGATTTTGTGACGGCCTACAAGGAATGCCTGCCGCTGGCCCGTGAAGGGGACAGCTATGCGCAATCGATCATCGGATACCTGTATGACTACGGACAGGGAGGACTGCCACAGGATTATGCGCAGGCCGCCAGCTGGTACCAGCTGGCTGTGCAGAAGGGTGAAATTCTGGCACTCAACAACCTTGGAGAACTGTACCAGTACGGCCTGGGGGTGCAGCAAAGCGACCAGCGGGCTTTTGAACTGTACCTGCGGTCTTCCAGCCTGGGAAACCGCAAAGGCCAGTATCTGGCAGGCTATTTCTATGAACAGGGGCGGGCCACTGCACAGAATTTCAGCAAAGCCATGGAGCTGTACCGAAAATCTGCCGACCAGGGCTATTCCCAGGCCCAGAATGCCCTGGGTTACATGTATGAAATGGGACGCGGTGTCAAAGCAGATGTGCAGCAAGCCCTGTCCTGGTACCGCAAAGCAGCAGATCAGGGGTACAGTCTGGGGCAATACAATACCGGCTACCTTTACCGTTACCTGCTGACCCCCACCAACGATCAGGAAGCCTTCAAATGGTTTCAGAAAGCAGCCCAGCAAGGCCATGCAGAATCCCAGAATGAACTGGGATTCATGTACCAGTATGGTTACGGGACCCGGCAGAATTACCCGGAGGCCATGCGCTGGTACCAGCAGGCCATTGAACAGGGGAGCAGTGCAGCCAGCAACAACCTGGGCGTGATGTACCGGGATGGAACCGGAGTTGACCAGAATCCACAGGAAGCGTTCAGGCTCTTTCAGAAATCTGCAGATCTGGGCAACACCTATGGGGCGTACAACCTGGCTTACCTGTACTACAGCGGCACCGGAGTGAATCAGGATTACCCGAAGGCCTTCCAGTATTTCAGTCAATCTGCCGCCAAAAATTATGCAGATGCCCAGAATTACCTGGGGATCATGTACCAGTATGGCTATGGGGTGAAAGTGGATGCTGCACAGGCCGCAAGCTGGTATCAGAAAGCAGCAGACCAGAAGAACATGTATGGGGCGTACAATCTGGCCAGCCTGTATGTCAATGGGAATGGTGTGCCCAGGAACGACAGCAAAGCCGCCCAGCTGTACCAGCAAGCCTCCAATGCAGGCTACAGGGCAGCAGACACTGAACTGGGCATCCTGTACCTGAATGGACAGGGGGTGCCCAAAGACGAACAGAAGGCTGTGCAGTACTTCCAGAGGGCTGCTGAAGCCGGAGATGCCCAGGCCCAGAACAACCTGGGGTACATGTACGACGGAGGCAGAGGAGGACTGCCCCAGGATTACAGCAAAGCCGTGTACTGGTACCAGAAAGCTGCAGACCAGAATTACCTGCTGGGCATCTCCAACCTGGGGGTGATGTACGAGAATGGCACCGGGGTGGCAGAGGACCCCAAAAAAGCCTTTGAATTGTACATGAAGGCGGCCCAGCAGAATTATTCCTGGGCGCAGAATCGCGTTGGAATCATGTATTACAAGGGCAAAGGGGTGACCAAAGATGTCGCCAAAGCGGAGGAGTGGCTGCGCAAGGCCATCGCCCAGGGCAGCACCGATGCCCAGAGCACCCTGGAGTTGCTGCTGGGTGACCTCAATGCCCCTCCTGTAGACACCACAGCAAACAACCCCACAAACAACACAAGCAACAACACAACCAACACGACCGACACCACTGCCACCAACCCGGTCAACACCAACCAGATCCAGATTGAGATCCTGGACCCCAAACCCGGCGCGGTGATCACCGACAACTGGATTTTCCTGAAGGTTCGCACCAGCAAACCCATGGGCAACCTGGAATTCCGCATCACCGTGAATGGCAAACCCATTGGCACCAATTCAAGGGCCATCGGGGTGGCTGCTTCCAGTGAATACGAACTGGCCATTCCCCTGGATGCCGATTCCAAAGCCCTCAACATCGAAGTCTCTGCTTTCGATGGCAAAACCCTGATGGGACAGGGCAAGCTTGCCGTTTCCCATGGCAAAGCAGGCAAAAATCAGGTGACTCCGCAAGGCAACCTCTATGTTCTGGCCGTGGGCATCGACGAATACAAGTATGTCTCCAAAGACCGCTTCCTGAAGTATTCCGTGAAAGATGCCAGCGACATCGTGCATGAACTGAAAAAGCAGCAAGGGGTGGTCTACAACAACGTGTATGACTTCATGCTGCTCAACAGTCAGGCCACCTGGGAGAACATCCAGGCCGCCATGATCCGGGTGCAGAAACTGGCCAAACCCGAAGACACCGTGATTGCTTTCTTCTCCGGGCACGGTGAGCAGATGGATGGCCGTTACTATGTGATCACCTACGACACCGACCCCCAGTACCTGCGACGCACGGGCCTGATGCAGGATGAACTCACAGAGTTTTATGCAGGGCTGCAATCCAACACCATCGTGATTCTGGACACCTGCCGTGCCGGAGGCATCAACGGGGTTCGGGCCATCTCCAATCCCAAAGTGGATGGTCTGGTGCGTGCACTGGAAACCACCAGCAATGCTGCACCAACGCCTCCCAATGTCAAGAAAGTGATTTTTGCGGCCACAGGTGGGGAATCTTATGCTTACGAGGACCCCAGCTGGGGCAATGGAGCATTCACCAAAGCTTTCCTGGAAGCCCTCAGGGGAGAGAAGAGCGTACAAAACAACCAGGGCATGATCAGCATCCTCAGGCTGGGGGCCTACCTGGGAGACCGGGTGCAGGAGCTCACCGGAGGGAAACAGGTGCCCAACATCCAGCTCAGCAGCAGCGATTGGGTGATTGCCGACCCTGAGTGA
- a CDS encoding glycerol-3-phosphate acyltransferase: MIITALVVAALSYLIGSLPLGYWLIKRNGYHPREVSAHNLGIENVMRLLGPGPALLSGAADVLKAFFAIALAMPTGQMEIAVLAGIAVYLGHLFPFKKFFPDVPPRGRGNLVLLGVLAGWDATQALPDLVIFLTVAVFSGLLAYSRFVVLATLSALAFLTLAVTLFTSMEGEYKFLLWMMLGVAFWRLKEQVGRVMDGTEPRIGARVPMRDKNPNERVAAFMIHALTPDDMLQPGRIKWMKPLVDRGIIPIKWVVWIAEQLRPVKVDELRGIKTSEGIEVRMYLITCPVLPEMFRDRPELAVKRAIQGAKLAHELGASVFGLGAFWSTVGNKGIDVQAAVPEIHVTNGGAYTAGTVKNAIPGILKHFEEQGRNLKEVTAGVVGANGVVAFGIARTISPQVGKVILLGRDQERLERSMKTLSKANARTEFVATTDYDLLKECDIIFTATSDPDPVIFAKHVKENTWIFDEGRPADVDESVKAIPGVRVIPGGVVIPPGSMQSYVNLHFGQGAVPACLAETLIIAATDAYDRKSLGQQTLSENIHFFVQEAERLGFQTVEE, encoded by the coding sequence ATGATCATCACTGCCCTTGTTGTTGCGGCCCTGAGTTACCTGATCGGAAGCCTTCCCCTCGGGTACTGGCTGATCAAAAGAAACGGCTACCATCCCAGAGAGGTGTCTGCCCACAACCTCGGGATCGAGAATGTCATGCGCCTGCTGGGCCCCGGCCCAGCCCTCCTCAGCGGTGCTGCCGATGTGCTGAAAGCCTTTTTTGCCATTGCGCTGGCCATGCCCACCGGACAGATGGAAATTGCTGTGCTGGCAGGCATCGCGGTTTACCTGGGGCATTTGTTCCCCTTCAAGAAGTTCTTTCCCGACGTGCCTCCCAGAGGACGTGGCAACCTGGTGCTGCTGGGCGTTCTGGCAGGCTGGGATGCCACGCAAGCCCTGCCAGACCTGGTCATTTTCCTGACGGTGGCTGTTTTTTCTGGACTGCTGGCTTACTCCCGTTTTGTGGTGCTGGCCACCCTTTCTGCCCTGGCTTTTCTGACCCTGGCGGTCACCCTGTTCACCTCCATGGAAGGGGAATACAAATTCCTGCTGTGGATGATGCTGGGTGTGGCCTTCTGGCGCCTGAAAGAACAGGTGGGACGGGTCATGGACGGCACCGAACCCCGCATAGGAGCCCGCGTCCCCATGCGAGACAAAAACCCCAATGAGCGGGTGGCTGCCTTCATGATTCATGCCCTCACCCCCGACGACATGTTGCAACCTGGACGCATCAAATGGATGAAACCCCTGGTGGATCGGGGCATCATCCCCATCAAATGGGTGGTCTGGATTGCAGAGCAACTGCGGCCCGTCAAGGTGGATGAATTGCGTGGCATCAAGACCTCTGAAGGCATTGAAGTGCGCATGTACCTGATCACCTGCCCGGTGTTGCCTGAAATGTTTCGGGACCGTCCTGAACTGGCCGTCAAACGGGCCATCCAGGGCGCAAAGCTGGCCCATGAACTTGGAGCCAGCGTGTTTGGTCTGGGGGCCTTCTGGAGCACGGTGGGCAACAAAGGCATTGACGTGCAGGCCGCTGTTCCAGAAATCCATGTCACCAACGGTGGAGCTTACACCGCAGGCACCGTCAAGAACGCCATCCCTGGCATCCTCAAGCACTTTGAAGAGCAGGGCCGCAACCTCAAAGAAGTCACTGCAGGCGTGGTGGGGGCCAACGGTGTGGTGGCTTTCGGGATTGCCCGCACCATCAGCCCACAGGTGGGCAAGGTGATTTTGCTGGGACGGGACCAGGAGCGTCTGGAACGCAGCATGAAGACCCTCAGCAAAGCGAATGCCCGCACTGAGTTTGTGGCCACCACCGATTACGACCTGCTGAAAGAATGCGACATCATCTTCACGGCCACCAGCGACCCTGATCCGGTGATCTTCGCGAAGCACGTCAAAGAAAACACCTGGATTTTCGATGAAGGCCGCCCTGCCGATGTGGATGAAAGCGTCAAAGCCATCCCTGGCGTGCGGGTGATTCCTGGCGGAGTGGTGATCCCCCCAGGCAGCATGCAGAGCTACGTGAACCTGCACTTCGGACAGGGAGCGGTGCCTGCCTGCCTTGCCGAAACCCTGATCATTGCAGCCACCGATGCCTATGACCGCAAGAGCCTGGGGCAGCAAACCCTCAGTGAAAACATCCATTTCTTTGTGCAGGAAGCAGAACGCCTGGGTTTTCAGACCGTTGAAGAGTAA
- a CDS encoding acyltransferase, with amino-acid sequence MTARPTRPRPTRIQAIDIFRGLSILEVVSHHVLGFSIRFSTENSHLHAFLIFLNRSLHFAVPAFLFMTAVVFTQAAVLKPFNVRRFYWGRVKKSLMPYVIWTLLYGIYKIEVFGGDLLDWQKWLFWLQYGKGYYHLYFLLIALQFYALFPLFVPIWKRKERHFWRVVLISFALQIGVYLLNKETGIIDFRYPATMVWWYMPALALGMYFGSRYREFEWVWRNYRLYIFIGAAAGYAFYLPLAFNAMLGLPVNNYQYNIAHWIFTTSFALMLFGLAHSFARGPDWFKGPLGFLGKHSLQIYLMHPILLDGFKKLGYPSSPFLFMLTFVVYVALALLVPLGLAYAIRNTRLSVWLFGR; translated from the coding sequence GTGACAGCCAGACCCACCCGCCCCAGACCCACCCGCATTCAGGCCATCGACATCTTTCGAGGGCTGTCCATCCTTGAAGTGGTGAGCCACCACGTGCTGGGGTTCAGCATCCGTTTCTCCACAGAAAACTCCCATCTGCATGCTTTCCTGATTTTCCTGAACCGAAGTTTGCACTTTGCAGTGCCTGCTTTTCTGTTCATGACTGCAGTGGTGTTCACCCAGGCTGCCGTGCTCAAACCCTTCAATGTGCGCAGGTTTTACTGGGGACGGGTGAAGAAAAGCCTGATGCCTTATGTGATCTGGACGCTGCTGTATGGCATCTACAAAATTGAGGTGTTTGGAGGAGACCTGCTGGACTGGCAAAAATGGCTGTTCTGGCTGCAGTACGGCAAAGGCTACTATCATCTGTATTTCCTGTTGATTGCCCTGCAGTTCTATGCCCTGTTTCCCCTTTTTGTGCCCATCTGGAAGCGCAAAGAACGGCATTTCTGGCGGGTGGTCCTGATCAGCTTTGCCTTGCAGATCGGGGTGTACCTGCTCAACAAGGAAACCGGGATCATCGACTTCCGTTATCCAGCCACCATGGTGTGGTGGTACATGCCAGCGCTTGCCCTCGGGATGTACTTTGGCAGCCGTTACCGCGAATTTGAGTGGGTGTGGCGCAATTACCGCCTGTACATTTTCATTGGGGCAGCAGCAGGTTACGCTTTTTACCTGCCCCTGGCTTTCAATGCCATGCTGGGCCTCCCGGTGAACAATTACCAGTACAACATCGCCCACTGGATTTTCACCACCAGCTTTGCCCTGATGCTGTTCGGGCTGGCACACAGTTTTGCCAGAGGCCCCGACTGGTTCAAAGGCCCGCTGGGTTTTCTGGGCAAACACAGCCTGCAGATCTACCTGATGCACCCCATCTTGCTGGATGGTTTCAAAAAGCTGGGTTACCCCAGTTCACCTTTCCTGTTCATGCTGACCTTTGTGGTTTATGTGGCCCTGGCTTTGCTGGTGCCCCTGGGCCTTGCTTATGCGATCCGCAACACCAGACTGTCTGTGTGGCTGTTCGGACGATAG